CTATGGAATTTGAGCGAAGAAAACGAATAAGCCAACACCTGGATATTGCTCCATTAATAGATATAGTATTTTTGCTTTTGATATTTTTCATGCTTACTGCCAACTTTATCATGCAGCCTGGAATAAAGATTACCCTGCCGCAAGCTAAAACCAGTCAGCCGCAAGAAGAAGTAATTGTGGTATTCATAAGTGAGGATGGTCAGGTGTATGTTAATGAAACACAGGTGAATATTGAGCTTTTAGAAGATGCTTTGAGAATAAAATTACAAGAAGTCCAAAAGAAAACCATAGTTATCAAAGCAGATAAAAAGATAGACCTTGGGCTGGCAGTCAAGGTGATGGATATGGCTAAGGGAGCGGGGGCAGAAGGATTGACAATTTCAACTAAAAAAACTGGTAATTGGTAACTGGTGATTGGTAATTGGTAACTGGTAATCATTTAACCAATTACCATTTAACCAATTACCATTTAACCAGTAACCATTTAACCAATTACCATTTAACCAATTACCATTTAACCAGTTACCATTTAACCAGTTACTAAAAGTGAGGATAATAATGCTAAGTGACAAATCCTTGAAAATTACCATTCTTGTTTCTATTCTCATCCATGTGCTGTTTTTGGGGATACCAGAAGGGTTGTTAAAATTCCTTTCTACTGAGGTTGAAGCATCCAGAGACTTTATAGCACAAATAGCAATAGAAGAACCACCGCCACCACAAAAAATAGAAACACCTAAACCGACACCCAAACCAAAAGAGCCAGAACCAGAAGAGGTTATTGAAAAACCAGAACCTGATTCTTTGCCAGAAGAAGAGCCAGTGGTTGAACCTGTAGAAGTAGAAAAACCTCAAGTTACTCCTCAGTCAGTAGAACAAGTGGCTGTTGCGGAGGTTGAACAAGTGGCTGTTGCGGAGATTGACTTTGCCAAGATAGCAATTCAAAACTATCAAAGAGAGGTTAGAAGGAAAATAGAGCAAGCAAAAAGATACCCTGCTTTTGCCAGAAGGAACGAGATTGAGGGGGTAGTTAAGGTTAGATTTACGATTCTTTCGGATGGGAGTGTAGATAAGATAGAGATATGTCAGTCTTCAGGCAGCAGCCTTCTTGATAACGCAGCCTGTAGCACCATCAAGCGAGCTGCTTCTTTTCCACCTATACCAGAAGAGGTAGGTAGGAGTCAGCTTCAGATACAGGTGGATATTGTGTTTACCTTGCTTCAATAGCAAAATCCGTAACATATTGATATTACTGCACTTATGATATGGATGATGTGCTTAAGCTAAGCGATGAAACTCTATAAGATCGAAAAGATTTTTATGAATAACCCCATAAGGGTTTGGGTTCAAAGGAAGGTTGAGTCCCCAATCATGTTTGAGGGGGTCGATCTTCCTAAGGAACCAGTGTGTCTTGAGATAGGCTGTGGAAGAGGGGTAGGTGCCCTTCTTATCA
The bacterium DNA segment above includes these coding regions:
- a CDS encoding energy transducer TonB; this translates as MLFLGIPEGLLKFLSTEVEASRDFIAQIAIEEPPPPQKIETPKPTPKPKEPEPEEVIEKPEPDSLPEEEPVVEPVEVEKPQVTPQSVEQVAVAEVEQVAVAEIDFAKIAIQNYQREVRRKIEQAKRYPAFARRNEIEGVVKVRFTILSDGSVDKIEICQSSGSSLLDNAACSTIKRAASFPPIPEEVGRSQLQIQVDIVFTLLQ
- a CDS encoding biopolymer transporter ExbD — protein: MEFERRKRISQHLDIAPLIDIVFLLLIFFMLTANFIMQPGIKITLPQAKTSQPQEEVIVVFISEDGQVYVNETQVNIELLEDALRIKLQEVQKKTIVIKADKKIDLGLAVKVMDMAKGAGAEGLTISTKKTGNW